In Fusarium oxysporum f. sp. lycopersici 4287 chromosome 6, whole genome shotgun sequence, a single window of DNA contains:
- a CDS encoding catalase/peroxidase HPI (At least one base has a quality score < 10), whose amino-acid sequence MGMDDEETAALIIGGHTLGKTHGAVSSKNIGPEPMAADLGEMGLGWHNSVNEGNGPDQMTSGLEVIWSTTPTKWSNHFLKSLLGNNWTLVESPAGHKQWEALDGKLEYPDPFVKGKFRRPTMLTSDLALINDPSYLKICKRWHDHPKEMNQAFARAWYKLLHRDLGPVSRYLGPEVPKEKFIWQDPLPERKGDIISEGDISSLKSAILSTDGLTVSKLVSTAWNSASTFRGTDKRGGANGARIALEPQVSWASNNPKQLKQVLSALKKIQKDFNSKSGPNQVSLADLIVLGGVAAVEKAAQDAGFKGVEVPFTPGRVDATQNQTDLVQFGYLEPLADGFRNYGHGTARARTEEILVDRAALLTLTPPEMTVLVGGLRALNANFDGSSNGILTEKKGQLTNDFFVNLLSPAYSWSKKDDRGELWTGTDRATKSAKWTATRADLVFGSHAELRAISEVYGSTDAKEKFVRDFISAWTKVMNLDRFDVKSEKEAKY is encoded by the exons ATGGGtatggatgatgaggagactgCTGCTCTCATCATTGGTGGCCACACCCTGGGCAAGACTCACGGTGCTGTTTCTTCTA AGAACATTGGCCCTGAGCCTATGGCTGCTGACCTTGGAGAGATGGGTCTCGGCTGGCACAACAGCGTCAACGAGGGTAATGGCCCTGACCAGATGACCAGTGGCCTTGAGGTTATCTGGTCTACGACTCCCACCAA GTGGAGCAACCACTTCCTCAAGAGTCTTCTCGGCAACAACTGGACTCTGGTCGAGAGTCCCGCAGGCCACAAGCAATGGGAAGCCCTCGACGGCAAACTCGAATACCCAGACCCCTTCGTCAAGGGCAAGTTCCGCAGACCCACTATGCTCACCAGCGATCTCGCCCTCATTAATGACCCTTCCTACCTCAAGATCTGCAAGCGCTGGCACGACCACCCCAAGGAGATGAACCAGGCTTTCGCTCGTGCTTGGTACAAGCTTCTCCACCGTGATCTCGGCCCTGTTTCTCGTTACCTTGGACCTGAGGTTCCTAAGGAGAAATTTATCTGGCAGGATCCTCTCCCTGAGCGAAAGGGAGACATCATCAGCGAGGGTGACATCTCTAGCCTCAAGTCTGCTATTCTTTCTACTGATGGTCTTACTGTTTCCAAGCTTGTTTCTACTGCTTGGAACTCTGCTTCTACTTTCCGTGGGACTGACAAGCGTGGTGGTGCCAACGGTGCTCGCATTGCTCTTGAGCCTCAGGTCAGCTGGGCCAGCAACAACCccaagcagctgaagcagGTCCTCTCCGCCctgaagaagatccagaaggaTTTCAACTCCAAGTCCGGCCCTAATCAGGTCTCTCTCGCTGACCTGATCGTTCTCGGCGGTGTTGCcgctgttgagaaggctgccCAGGATGCTGGCTTCAAGGGCGTTGAGGTTCCCTTCACTCCTGGTCGTGTTGATGCTACCCAGAACCAGACCGATCTTGTTCAGTTCGGTTACCTTGAGCCTCTTGCTGACGGGTTCCGTAACTACGGTCATGGCACTGCTCGTGCTCGCACCGAGGAGATTCTCGTTGACCGCGCTGCTCTTCTTACCCTTACTCCTCCCGAGATGACCGTCCTTGTCGGTGGTCTCCGTGCCTTGAACGCCAACTTCGACGGCTCATCCAACGGTATCCTcaccgagaagaagggccAACTCACCAACGACTTCTTCGTCAACCTTCTCTCTCCCGCCTACTCATGGAGCAAGAAGGACGACCGTGGTGAGCTCTGGACTGGTACTGACCGTGCCACCAAGTCCGCCAAGTGGACTGCTACCCGCGCTGATCTTGTCTTCGGATCTCACGCTGAGCTGCGTGCTATTTCTGAGGTTTATGGTAGCACTGATGCGAAGGAGAAGTTTGTGAGGGATTTCATTTCAGCGTGGACCAAGGTTATGAACCTGGACCGCTTTGATGTCAAGTCTGAGAAGGAGGCCAAGTACTAG